The following proteins come from a genomic window of Lycium ferocissimum isolate CSIRO_LF1 chromosome 4, AGI_CSIRO_Lferr_CH_V1, whole genome shotgun sequence:
- the LOC132052276 gene encoding uncharacterized protein LOC132052276: MWAASCLASCCAACACDAYRTVVSGISRRSARIAYCGLFGLSLIVSWILREVAAPLMEKLPWINSFHTTPSREWFETDAVLRVSLGNFLFFTILAILMIGVKSQKDPRDGMHHGGWMLKIICWCILVIFMFFLPNGIISFYETISKFGSGLFLLVQVVLLLDFVHSWNDKWVGYDEQFWYIALLVASLICYVATFAFNGILFHFFTPSGHDCGFNTFFIVMTLIFIFVFAVVTLHPSVNGSIFPASVLSLYCTYLCYSALASEPRDYECNGLHHSKVVSTGTLTVGLLTTVLSVVYSAVRAGSSTTLLSPPSSPRAGAGKPLLPLDKADQEEEKEKAKTVTYSYCFFHIIFSLASMYSAMLLTGWSTSVGESGKLVDVGWPSVWVRIVTGWATAALFIWFQVAPILFPEREF; the protein is encoded by the exons ATGTGGGCAGCTTCTTGTCTTGCATCATGCTGTGCGGCGTGTGCTTGTGACGCTTACCGGACAGTGGTGTCAGGGATCAGCCGGCGTTCAGCTAGGATTGCGTATTGTGGTCTTTTTGGTCTCTCACTTATTGTTTCATGGATTCTTAGAGAGGTTGCTGCTCCTCTCATGGAGAAACTCCCAT GGATCAATAGTTTTCACACAACACCAAGCAGGGAGTGGTTTGAAACAGATGCTGTACTGCGAGTTAGCCTTGGGAACTTTCTCTTTTTCACAATTTTGGCAATCTTGATGATTGGTGTAAAGAGCCAGAAAGACCCACGTGACGGCATGCACCATGGTGGTTGGATGCTGAAAATCATTTGCTGGTGCATCTTGGTAATATTTATGTTTTTCCTTCCAAATGGGATCATCAGCTTCTACG AGACGATTTCGAAGTTCGGTTCTGGGCTATTTCTACTTGTGCAAGTAGTACTCTTGTTGGATTTTGTCCATAGTTGGAATGACAAGTGGGTTGGATATGATGAGCAGTTCTG GTACATCGCACTGCTTGTCGCTTCACTCATATGTTACGTGGCTACCTTTGCCTTCAATGGAATTCTCTTCCATTTTTTCACTCCATCTGGACATGACTGTGGTTTTAACACTTTCTTTATTGTGATGACTCTTATATTCATCTTCGTTTTTGCTGTTGTTACGCTGCATCCATCG GTTAATGGAAGCATATTTCCAGCGTCAGTTTTATCTTTGTACTGTACATACCTGTGCTACAGTGCACTTGCCAGTGAGCCTAGGGATTACGAATGCAATGGTCTACATCATTCCAAAGTTGTTTCCACTGGTACACTTACAGTTGGACTGCTTACAACAGTACTCTCTGTTGTCTACTCTGCTGTTCGTGCTGGATCTTCTACAACTCTACTTTCCCCTCCAAGCTCACCACGTGCAG GTGCTGGGAAACCTTTGCTACCATTGGACAAGGCTGATCAggaggaagaaaaagagaaagctAAGACAGTGACATACTCCTATTGTTTCTTCCACATCATCTTCTCTCTTGCTAGTATGTATTCGGCAATGCTTCTTACAGGATGGTCTACCTCTGTGGGAGAGAGCGGGAAATTGGTTGATGTAGGATGGCCATCAGTTTGGGTCAGAATTGTGACCGGTTGGGCGACTGCAGCTTTGTTTATCTGGTTTCAAGTGGCTCCAATTCTCTTTCCAGAAAGGGAGTTCTGA